Within the Emys orbicularis isolate rEmyOrb1 chromosome 5, rEmyOrb1.hap1, whole genome shotgun sequence genome, the region ccacatctcgaatactgtgtacagatgtggtctcctcacctcaaaaaagatattctagcactagaaaaggttcagaaaagagcaactaaaatgattaagggcttagagagggtcccatatgaggaaagattaaagaggctaggactcttcagtttggaaaagagaagactaagggggaacatcatagaggtatataaaatcatgagtgatgttgagaaagtggataaggaaaagttatttacttattcccataatacaagaactaggggtcaccaaatgaaattagtaggcagcaggtttaaaacaaataaaaggaagttcttcttcacgcagcgcacagtcaacttgtggaactccttacctgaggaggttgtgaaggctaggactataacaatgtttaaaaggggactggataaattcatggtggctaagtccataaatggctattagccaggatgggtaagaatggtgtccctagcctctgttcgtcagaggatggagatggatggcaggagagagatcacttgatcattgcctgttaggttcactccctctgggacacctggcattggccactgtcggtagacagatactgggctagatggacctttggtctgacccagtacggcctttcttatgttcttatgttcagctcAGAGCCTAGTTCCTGCGTAGCCCAGGGTGGCTGTGCGGTGCTGCGTGTGAGACAAGCTGATGAATCGGAGTCCATTTTAGTGTGAGCCCCTTCATGCAAACCACCATCAGCACTGGGCCTCTTCGACCTCCTTACGGACAGtccccagggaggggctggggctctggaCTCCCCTCTGGCCCTggggagccgggctggggctCACTGGTGGGGACAGGGCACTCTCCGGGAGCAGCCGGGGTTCTGTCTCCAGGGCCGGGAGCCCAGAGCTTAACACACTTCAGACACTGCCCCCAGGTGCCCTGTAAACCTGCCGGCTGAGCTGGTACGGGAGTCTGACTGCCCAGCCCGGTGGTCCCTCCGGTCCAGTGTCTGACTCCATCACTCAGACcagagggggatggaggcagcGGCTGGCGATGGGCGTGATCAGacaccccctccctgagctgggctggggctcTGTCCGGCCACCCAAAAGGGGGAGTGACTCCTCCGTGGTAGATCCCCACGGCAGCCCCCCGGCCCAGCTGTGTGACAGCGCTGGCTAACGGGTGCCTCCTCCCCAGGGACTGGAGATGTACCGGCTGGTGGCGTTGGCCATGTCCCTCTGGAGCCAGCTGGCCGTCCCGGTGCTCTTCCTTGTCTTCTGGCTGGTGCTCTTCACCCTCCAGATCTACTCTTTCCTGGCCTCTTCCAACAGCCTTCTCGCCCAGCAGGGGCTGCTCTTCATCTTCCTCAGCaggtaggagggggcagggggcggagtggCCTGGAGGGCCACCAGGGCTGATCCAGGGAGCAGTGGGCCCAGGTTGCctatgggggggcggggtgatCTAGGCCGTTCTGGGCTGGAACTCCTCTAATGCCGGGGTTTGAGATAAGGGACGTCGCATACCCGACCTGCTTGGACCCCAGTGATTCAGGTCCGGCTCCCTACTGCCCCCTGGTGTTCCTGCTGCGGTGCTGTACCTGCCTGCTCTCCTAGCCCATTCCCTGGGACCTGTCCGTATGGGCTAGGGGATGGACCCGGGGCCTCCCGAAGGAGCGTCTCACCCTGCCGTGTGGTCTCTCGGCAGCGTGGCGGAGTGCTGCGGCACGCCCTACTCCCTCCTTGGCCTGACCTTCACCGTCTCCTACCTCGCCCTGGCCGTGCTCAACCTTTGCAAGTTCTACCTGCTGGGCTACGACGCCTTCCAGAACGGCAACGTCATGCACAGGTGAGGGGCCCCCGGGGGCGCGGGCATGGCTGCCGTGCTGGGGCCGAGGAGGCCGCATGCTTGGCTTCTGGTCAGGCGGCTCTGCCGGTGACCGTGCTGCAGTCAAAGGGGACGGCCCCACGGATGGACGTACCCTGGCTGGCTTGGATCGCGCTCACTCCAGTCACGAGCAGTGGAGCAGCGGCAGCGTGGACGAGCTGCTCGAACACGTACCCCGGGGGGGCTTCTCCAGCCCATGCTGTCGTGGCTTCCCAGATACTGGTACTGGAGCGAGCGAGATGCAAGCTAGCTCAGGTCTGTCTAAGCGTGCTGCAGTCACCGCTCTGATCGCAGGGGACACCTCCCCGGCAGCTGCCCGGCTCCAGGGGCAGGGCTTCCCACTCCGCCTTGGGCAGCAGGATGGCATCGTGCCGTCATCCTCAGGGGTGTGGTGCGGGCGCGCTCTCCGCTCTCCCTTCTTGTCTCTGTGATCCATGAGCTGGGTCTGACTCTCTCCTCCCCACGATCACACTCCCCTGGGCGGGGAACACGCATGGTTAATTGTGACTCCGGTAGTGCTGCATGGCGGAGAGAACGCCTGCCACAGCCGGGGCAGCTTGTTATCGGCCTGAGGCAaagcgctggcagctgtcaggagaggagggggggggtgaCTGATGCCCAGGATCCGTGTGTGACGGGTTACCCCCACTCCGGGGTGCCACTGAGCCCGCCCGTTccatcagcctgggctccctcaccctgtcctgctgtgccaggccctcaagcctccaccagcacacacaggtagggacacgcccagctgcagaaagacacagacactgagatcagctctgcatgggaagaatCAGCTAGGGGATCGCCCAGCACTCCAGTGCACACCTCCTCTGGGGTGCAATCCCCATATTGTACCGTCTTGCCCTGCCCAGAAAAcggtacagcgtaagctcatgacattcgctccctccctcagtgtggaggaagttatgcacagctttctgccccTCCCGCCCAGTTACggattccacaaactggttttagagaaaacaaagccaagtttattaactacaaaggatagatttgAAGTAactataagggatagcaaacaaatcaaagcagattacccagcGAACAAAACAAAGATGAAATCTAAGGTGAAGATACTACAGAAACGGGTTACAAGTAGGAGTTTCTCACcccaaatgttgttttaggcagcgTGCCGATTGCCCTGCCCCAGGTGACCGGCTGGGTGCTGAGTTTGGGCTGCCTTCCCCGGCGATCTGGGCTGTGAGCACCACTCCCCCGGGTCGAGGGCTGTGTCACTGATTTGGGCAGGGTCTGAGTCCCGGGGTGCAGCACTGCGTGTGCGTTCGTGGCTGGTCGCTGCACGTGTGGTTACCGTGGCTGGCTGCTCAGATAGCCGGTGACACGCCTGGCTATCTGCACTAGTGGGTCCTGGCTTTGAACACGCGGTGGCGATCGCATGCCTCCAGCGAGCGCGCGGTTGTTGGTTGAAGCCCCATGCCTTCTTCTCCTGCTCGCCTGGCAGGGGTGTGACGGAGGGTgtgacgctgctgctgctggctctccAGACGGGGCTGCTGGACCTGCAGATCCTGCAGAGAACCTTCCTCCTCAGTATCATCCTCTTCATCGTGGTGACGTCGACCCTGCAGTCCATGATCGAGATAGccgaccccattgtgctggcgCTGGGGGCTTCGCAGAACAGGTAGCACCTGATCCCCCAGCCTCCCGTAGGGGGCAGCAGGATCCGGCCCTGCCTGATGCCCTGCAGCCTGCCCTGGTGGTGTGGCACAGCTTCCACCCAACCAGAGTCCCAACGCtccccatggctggggctcatcGCATGGGGGTCTCCCCAGACCAGGCATAGTCCTGGCCGCCCCTCGGGACTGCCTGGGGCTCGATGCAGCACCTCTTCTCCCAGGGCCCACCCCAGAAAGGGTCCCGTTGACGTCTCAGGCCCTCGGACAGGCTGTTGCTGAGCGCAGCGACGCCACTGCCTTCCCCTTCGCCCCTCGCGGGGCTGCTGAGACCCCTGGCTGGGAGCCGGTGCCATGGCTCAAGGGAGCGTCCCCAGCGGCCACGAGGAGCTGATGGGATGCAGAGCAGTGAGGGCAGAACTGGCTGGGCCCTCAGGCCTCCCTTAGCTCCACCTGTCCAAGCGGGGACGGGCAGAGTGTCGTGCGTCTCCCTCACTCCTCGCCGGTCCGGCAGGCTCCCTAGCCCTCtcctctggggtgggagggaccCCTGGGCGCCGCGGGGGGCTCTGGGGAAGCGCCGGAGCCCTGCAGGCTGAGCTGTGGCCTGGCCAGACCTCTGACATGTTCCTCCTCCCAGGAGCCCTTGGAAGCACTTCCGCAGCCTCAGCCTGTGCCTCTTCCTGCTGGTTTTCCCCTGCTTCATGGCGTACAAGATTGCTCGCTTCTTCCACATGGACTTCTGGCTGCTGATCCTGGTCTCCAGCTGCATGCTCACCTCCCTGCAGGTACGGCCGGGCCCCCTTCTCCTGTACCGACCCCCAGCCGCGCGCTCCCCTCCCCGCAGGAACGGCCGGGCCCCCTTCTCCCTGTACCGACCCCCAGCCGCGCGCTCCCCTCTCTGTGGCTACGGCCaggtccctctccccccaattcAAGTCCCCAGCCACGTGCTCCCCTCCCTGTGGGTATGTCTGGGTCCCCTTTCCCCCGGTCTGGGTCCCCAGCCGTGTGCTGCGCTTCCTACTGGTACAGCCGGGTCCCTCTACCCCTGATCCAGGTCCCCAGCTGCGGGCTCTCCTCCCTGCGGATACAGCTGGAGTCTGTTCCTCCTGGTAACGAGCCCTGCCACCCTCGAATCCCAGCTCCCATGGTGCTGCGCTGGCTGGCTTGGGACCCTCTGAACTTCCTCGCAGCCTCCTGCCCTCCTGGCCAACCCACGTTCTGTGCCCTCTGCACATGTTGGGActtccctgccagccccttgGCAGAGCATGACTGACTCTGTTCAACAGCGACCACAGCACGGAGCCCTGTGCCCTCGCTGGGAACCCTTCGCTACCTGAAACCTGGCCACTCAGTGTCCCCCGTCCCTGGGCCGGTCCCTGACACCTCGCCCCCTTCACACCCACCCTGGGGTGGCACCTTGCCAAGGGGCATGGGACAGTCGTGGTAACCAGAGTCACCTGGTTTTCCATCATCTGCCCCTTGCGAGGGGCGTGGGGCCGACTGACCTGGTTGCCATTGGCAACGGAGCATCGCCTCCACTCTCTGACCCTTTGTGCCAGGTGATGGGCACCCTCTTCGTCTACGCGCTCTTCATGATCGAGCTGCTCCAGGACGCGCCCCTGGAGAAGACGGACGAGATCATTTACTACGTCAACGCGGTGAGCCGGGTGCTGGAGTTCCTGGTGGCCGTCTGCGTGGTGGCCTATGGCACCTGGGAGTCCGTCTTCGGCGAGTGGAGCTGGATGGGCGCCTCCGTCATCATCATCCACTCCTACTTCAACGTGTGGCTGCGGGCCCAGTCGGGCTGGAAGAGCTTCCTGCTCCGCAGGGAGGCTGCCAAGAAGATCAACTCGctgcccagggccaccagggGGCAGCTGCGGGACCACAACGACGTGTGTGCCATCTGCTTCCAGGTGAGCCGCCTCCCCCGCGGGATTGCGCCGTGGTGCCAGCGCTCAGCAGCGGGGACGGGGACTCCCTCTCCAGGGCACAGGGGGTCTCCAGCGCCCTCCTCCTGCCCCGCGGAGTAGGTCACTGCTGGGGCGCCTTCCCCTGCTTTTCAATGAGCCTGTGCGGGGGACGGGGCCAGTTCTCTTGCAGATCAGAAACCCCTTGAGTGCACTGCGTGTATCTCGGggggccccctccccagcccaaccTGCTCTGCGCTAGGAGGTGGCTTCTCGGGGGGTTGTACAACCCGAGCTCCACAGTTGGCCTCCACGTGCCCTAGAGCGGGGGTAGGGTTGGATCCACTTCGAACAGGCTgcgagggctggggggggggggggtgtcactgggGGGTTCACACTGAGATCAAGGACAGTGACTGACCCAACGGACCCCAGACTTGTCGCCTGCACAGCCCCCTTGTCGGATGTCTTGCTCCCTGCGGCCCCAGGCAGCTTGGAGAACACCGGCGTGACCTGGCGTGCACCGGCGGTGCAAGGTCACGATGTGCGGAGGACGCCAGTTTGTAAAATGCCATCCTCCGCCCCCTCGTGATTGCTGTGACCCCTCCTGCAGCTGGTCCGACCCCACGCGGGCTGCCCCCCAGAGTGTGGGACCCGCTGGGCTAAACCCTGGGCAGTTAGTTGCTCAGTTCTTTCGTCCACTCAGCATTGCTAGGGGGCAGAGGAGTTTCCTGggttcaggctgcctgcagattCAGGCGGACGCTGCCGCTCCCGTTACACTTGGGCCCGTTTGGCACGTGTACTCCAAGGCCATGAGCGTGAGATTCGGCTGAGTCTGGTTATGCTACGTGGGCCCCGTAACTGCCCTAGGCCGTGTGCTCACCTGCCCTGGAATCCAGGCCCACGTGTTCCAGGCTCCATGGCCACGGGCGGGCAGCAGAATTGCACACTGACAAGGATTCGAGCCCTTACCGCTGAGAAGGGAAACCTGGCCTGAGGGGGAGGAATGCAGCACcgactgcctgagtctgcaggcagcctggaaCAGGAGCTCGCTGATCTGTGCTGAGACCCGTGACTTGTGCGGTACAAAGGATGccagtgggggggcctctggtGACAGCCCAGGCTGGCAGGTGCCTCCCAGcgcagctgcccagcaggatGGGAGGCTCACGTCTCCTGGTGACTTCCTAGGGGCCCTGAATGAGAGGGCCAATGGGCAGGCAGAGGGGTGCTGGGTAATGGGGCATTTCCTGGCCTCGCCTTGGGGTGCCAGCCATGCTGGAGAGGCTGGTGTGAGGTTGGCAGCACCCCTATAACACCCCCTTGCCCTCGATGGCACCAGGGAGCCTGGGACGGCCTCTTGAACCAGGCTGTGCCCCGGGTAACTGGAGACTGGATCTTCGTACCCCCGTCCCGTTTCAGCCGGGACAGCGGtgtctgtcccagccctggctgtgctggccGGCTCCCCACTAACCCTCCTTCCTCTGCCGGGCAGGAGATGAACGTGGCCGTGATCACCGACTGTGGCCACTTCTTCCACACGGGCTGCCTCCGCAAGTGGCTGTATGTGCAGGACACCTGCCCCATGTGCCACCAGCCGGTGAAGCCCTCGGCCACCGAGGGGCCGCAGCCAGACGGGGGAGAGCGGGCGGAGCCAGAGCCCATCCCAGAGGAGCAGCCGCCTGAGAATGCAGATGCCGAGGCTGCGGGAAGGGCAAGGACCCCGGGCCCCAGCAGGACCGCTGAGGAGCAGGAGAACCCAGCActggcagagcccagcagggCCGGACTGCTCCCAGAAGCTGTGCCCAGTGGGGGGGGCAAGCCCATggacccagctgggagcaggactcCCCAGCCAGTGTCTCAGGGCTGCACTCAATAGCCGCGTGCCTATCTGGGGCGCACAGCCCTGCTGGGCACCCTGCCCCTCAGGACCGAGGAGCCGGCTCCTTCAGGAGCCCCAGCCCGGCGCccaggtggagtggggcaggagccGGGGCCGGCACGGTCTCCGACGGCAGCCACAGCCCCTCTTCAGCCTGCAgcgccagccccccacccccggagcctgggctggggcatccctgCAACCCGAGTGCCCAGCGAGTCAGTGCCAGGCATGGCCGGTGCCAGCAGAGGTGGTGTGACGGCCGCTGCCAGGCTGGGAAGTGTAACTGCCCGTGCGCTGCCCTGGAACACGCCCGCTTAGCCCCACAGGAcaggcctgagtctgcagagtTGCTTCAGCTCCGGAGTCCCCAGCGCAGTGCCAGGGCGGAGCACGCCTGGCTTTTAGAAaggcagcagggcccagcccagccctgctccggctGCACGGAAACAACCGCGAGGCACTTTGCTGGCTCGTGCTCCATTGCGAACGAGCACCACCGGGCTGGGCTGCCCACGGATATAGAATGGGGGTGTTACCGCTGGCTCCCTAGTCACTCGGCAGCTGCTGCTAAGCTGGGTGCCAGATCTGTGTGGGCTCTCAGCCCGAAGGCAGCCGGCCGCACccgcccttcccttccctccccctgccgaAGTGGGAGAGGCCGAGACGCACGGGCCTGATGGCTCTGGGGTGACTGGGGCATCCTGCAGCTGCTTGGGACCATGTGCAGGAAGAGGGAGAACCTATCTGGGCAGGCCCTGTGCTCTCCAGGCCGGGCCTGTCTGCTCGGGCACGGGCGGAGGTGGCCTGCTGCACCACTGGTATTACAAGGCTCCTGGGGGGGACCTTGGCACATCCCAGGATTAGGCCCTGGGCAGGGCAAAgtgccctttccctctgctggtTCAGCCTGCAGCATCCCCCGCAGAGCCTCTCCCTGTACCAGGCCAGTTCTGCTCTGAGAGGAGTTtgccctggcaggggaggggccaggctgcTGCTGTGACACAAGGACGCGTAGCTATGCACTAACAGCAGCCATgtctcaccccagaggtggctgcataccAGTGGTAGGCAAAGCAAGGACAGGCCGTGAAGTCTCCCCCATTCTGTACTCTGCCCTCTGAAGTATTTATCCACCACAGGTCAATGCCCCTTTCCCATGCAAGGTCCCAAGGGAATGTGATGAAACTTGAATAGAAAACCCCTTTCGTTTTTAAAGCCTCAGGGATTAGTAATTCCAAGGAAGCTGTGGCTTCTCCCGGAGATGGACGGGCCTTCGTACAGCTGGGCTGGGCATGTCTGCGCAGCGTGTTGGATCCATTTGGAGTGAGGTGTTCGATCACCGTCAGCTCTCTCTTCCCTTTGGAAGGGACCCCGTCCAGCCTTATTCGTGGTACCTTTGGGCGATCAAAGCGCCTGGAATTTGCAGATTCCCATTAAAGCTGTCGCGCTGTGTGGGCCGTTTGCACTCGGACCGGCGACCAGCACAGGGTGGCTACGAAAGTGCCATTAAAAACACAAGGAACGTTTGTGTGGATCGTCACTgtgaactggggggagggggggcagggcgggtcCCGCTCCGCTCCACTGCGTGGGTAACCCTGAGCCAAAGGGAATGGCCGCAGCCTAAACAGCCACCTGCCCTCAAAAACCGAGGGCCAGGACTGCCTGGTGCCGGTAACCTGCTCTGGCACCGCTGGTCTGGCCAGGTCCCCTCCCGTTCTCAGCTCTTCGGTGTGCCCCAGTCCCTGATCTGCTCCAGCCCTCCCAGTGCCGCTGCCCAGTGTGCTGCCTGGCTCAGCCAGCCGCAGGGCCCTGGGCTCGGTGGTGAGGCAGGGGCCTGTGGAGGCTGTTGCCCCTCCCGCTCGATGCCAAGGGTTGCCCCTGCGTGGGCCTGTTCCTCCGTGCTAGCCGGGCCTTGGCCACTACTTCAGAGCTGCGGGCGCAGGGCTCTGGAGAGCAGAGGCAGCGGGCTTAGCGCAGGTTCTTGGCTGGCGGGATCGTGGAGGGGAGACACCGCTGCCCACCTGCTGGGGCATGGAGCTGGCGCAGTGTCCCGGAGTAATCCCCCTTCTCAGGGGAGGGACGATCCGAGGGCCTACTGCACACCGTGGGgccaggccctgggccagagAAACTGACCAACGAGCGCATGGGACCGTCGCTGTCCCTGCTCTTCACGTGGGGCTTGCCCTGCCCAGGTGAGTGGGgaagcagggccctgcccctccacgtcCCAGATGGCTGGAGGGGtccagctggccccttcccctctgGGCGGCAGTTCTCCCCACCACCGGCCATGCTGAGGAGCAGGCGGGGGGAGATCCGTGAGGAGGTCTCTGTCACCACGAACCAGCTGCAGCCATGTTTCTGCTTGTTTCTTGGAGCAAGTTTGATTCCTTCCTTCGAATCTCTGGCGGCTCCCTCGGCCCTGCTGAGGGGATGTTGGCTGCTGGCCTAGACCCTCTCCCAGTCCCCCCTGAATCCACTCCCCCAAGTCTGGGCTAAACCTCTGTGCCagcactgtgctgctggggggggctgtTCATTTCATTCCAGGTGAGGATGTTTAAGGCCAAACCAGCCAGAtctcctggctccgcgctgcagGGACTGGGCAGGCAGTGGCCTCCTTGGGTCTCTGAGCCCAACGGgtgaaggctaacggcattttgggctgtataagtaggggcattgccagcagatcgagggatgtgatcattcccctctattcaacattggtgaggcctcatctggagtactgtgtccagttttgggccccacactacaagaaggacgtggaaaaattggaaagagtccagcggagggcaacaaaaatgattaagggtctggagcacatgacttatgaggagaggctgagggaacagggattgtttagtctccagaagagaagaatgaggggggtttgatagctgctttcaactacctgaaggggggttccaaagaggatggatctagactgttctcagtggtggcagatgacagaacaagaagtaatggtctcaagttgcagtgggagaggtttaggttggatattaggaaaaactttttcactaggagggtgatgaagcactggaatgggttacctagggaggtggtggaatctccttccttagaggtttttaaggtcaggcttgacaaagccccggcttGGACGATTTAGTTggtaattggtcctgctttgagcagggggttggactagatgacctcctgaggtcccttccaaccctgatagtctatgattcaagTTACTGGGATGGGGATTTCCCGGGATGGGGATTTCCTGGACCGTGCCCctcaggctggggcggggggaattaTGACTAGTGTGACCCTTGCAGGCCCTCTCTGCTCACCATGGACATGAAAGGTCCTGCCCAGGTTTGAGGTTTGCTCTGGAATCCCTCCCCCTTCAGTCCCTTGTTCCAGCAGCTGAggtgcagccaggtcagggcGATGGTGCTGTGAGTGGGTCACtcctggggcggggggcgaggggggcagCTGGCACCAGGCCAAGCATTGGCTCCCAAGCCTCCTGATTGTAAACCCACCCCCATGGTGCTGCTGCGTCTCCCCCGTCCCCCTCtggaggggccgggctgggctgggcctggcagctggggtTAAAGGCCAGAGTGGTGGGGTCCCTTCCGGCAGAGGCTGGCGCTCTGACAGTGTCGGCTCCCCAGCGTGGCCCTGCTCGggtggaggcactgggggggggggggggggctggctagGTCCTGCGTGCCCCAGTGGCGTCTGGGCCCCAGAGGGCTCTGAGCCCCTTTCCTCATGGGCCCGCTCCTCTGGCGGATGCCTGGCCTCCCAGCGGGCACAGCGCCCGGGCCTCGTCTAGATGGGGGGGTGCCGGGGGGCCCCTCAAAGGCCTGGGCAGAGCAGCGAGGCCTGGTGTCGTTTTGGCTTCTGCCACTAGATGGGGGAGAGGCCTCGCTACAGAGGGAACCGAATTGCGGGTGGCGGCTTTTCTGGCACTTAAACTAGTCGAGTCAGCAGCTTGGCCGccagcccggggcgggggggaggaaggcaggAGGTTGCCCAAGCCCTCAGGAGCACTTGGGATCCCCCAAACGCTTGCAAGCGTGGGCCCGGCTTCCCCTCTGGGTTACAGCCCTGGGCTGAGCATCGGGTTCTCCCCACGCGTGGCAAGGCCCCCCCGGGCCGCGAGCTGCCATCGCTGTCCAGTCACCATTATCCCAACGCTCGCAGGTCCAGGCGCCCTCGCCCGCAGGCTGCGGttcccccaggcagggctggctccgcGGCTCGCCTGGCTCTGTTGTGACCTGGCAGGTAGAggtgaagctgctgctgctttcagcGCTCCGGGGGTGCTGGGAACCAGCCCAGCCCTTCGGCATCCCAGGGCAGGGACTCAGCCGCAGCCTCTCCATCCTCCCTGGGCCAGCCCAGCCGTACTGAGCCCCGG harbors:
- the LOC135879276 gene encoding RING finger protein 145-like — translated: MPRLEEVANVVLRVPGIVLLDLLYRWDVQAFAELLRPKQEEASWRRRALWHGYYLGHVLCVVVLLLPVRSLVRLYLYGLTLLLLFVGHQTARDYMRHEMEGEFQGAVYQDPVVLSRFVTALTGQIFVSMLCALLMKTKQVWLFCAPLLPLLARLCGFPLQALPVVNTFAASVTVVEVLYVAASHLLVPFHLAAAACREVAQGLEMYRLVALAMSLWSQLAVPVLFLVFWLVLFTLQIYSFLASSNSLLAQQGLLFIFLSSVAECCGTPYSLLGLTFTVSYLALAVLNLCKFYLLGYDAFQNGNVMHRGVTEGVTLLLLALQTGLLDLQILQRTFLLSIILFIVVTSTLQSMIEIADPIVLALGASQNRSPWKHFRSLSLCLFLLVFPCFMAYKIARFFHMDFWLLILVSSCMLTSLQVMGTLFVYALFMIELLQDAPLEKTDEIIYYVNAVSRVLEFLVAVCVVAYGTWESVFGEWSWMGASVIIIHSYFNVWLRAQSGWKSFLLRREAAKKINSLPRATRGQLRDHNDVCAICFQEMNVAVITDCGHFFHTGCLRKWLYVQDTCPMCHQPVKPSATEGPQPDGGERAEPEPIPEEQPPENADAEAAGRARTPGPSRTAEEQENPALAEPSRAGLLPEAVPSGGGKPMDPAGSRTPQPVSQGCTQ